The Eublepharis macularius isolate TG4126 chromosome 12, MPM_Emac_v1.0, whole genome shotgun sequence genomic sequence ACCCTGTTGCTTGCTTTGCATAAAGTTTTAAAGAAATGCAGAGTGGGAGGTGCATGCTAAAGCAAGAAAATGATGTAGGATTGAACTCATTCGCACAAGAGATCTCCTCCTCTAACACAGGCTTTATACTCTCCTGGGACTCTACGTGCTGTTTCATTCTGCAATCTCCTAACTGGTTTACACACCTCAAGACCCTGCTATGCTGCAAATGAACCTAAAACTGGTTTGTGCCCTCCTAGCTTTATGTACAGCAATAGCTTTCACCTTAGGTTGGATTTTCCGAAGTAGCAGAGGGACACTCACAATTTGTGACAGCCAGCGCCAGGATTTGTGCTTGAAGAAGGGAGACCAAGATGGCTACAGCTTGGTCTTTGCTGATCTAACTCCAGAAGAGATGGTACAAGTGAAGAAGTACTTGTGGAACAACTTGGGGGTGCCATTAGTAGAGCCCCTTGAAGCCAAGCCATCTGACAACTGCATCTATTCCATTGTTCTTCAGCTTCCCCCCAAAGCAGAGGTGCTGGAATTCCTGGATTACCAAGGGAGAGAGCCTACACGACAAGCTCTGGCTGTGGTCCATTTTGGAAACCAAGAGGACCCAAATGTCACTGAATATGTAGTGGGTCCTCTTCCAAAGCCAACATATCACCAAGATATCACAGTGCAGAAGTATGGAGGGAAGCTGCCATATTACCGAAGATTTTTTTTGAGAAGTGAACGAGAAGAAATGGTTATTCTCTTGAGCAAGGAATATCCTAAAGCTCAAAACTTTATGTACAGGATACTTGACTATAATGGAAGTAACCTTGTTGGAGTCCCTGCTGTGCCACCAGGTTTTAAATCAGGAGACAGGAAAATATGGATAGGTCATTGTCAGAAAGTATCTGGTTTTTATTTGCATCCAGTTGGATTGGATGTGGAGGTAGATGCTAGCAGCTTGAATACTTCTGAGTGGAAAGTGCTGAATGTGTTCTATAATGGACAGTACTTTAAGGGCATGGATGACCTTGAAAGGCAATTCAACCAGGGCCGTGTTAAAGTGGTCAAAGTAAAGGAGGCGCCTCTTGATGGGGGATACTCGTCACTGAAACCAAGAGTCCCACCTGAGCGGCCAGGCCCTTTGCAATATGAACCTCGTGGTCCACGCTACTGCATCAGGAACAACCAAGTCACCTTCATGTCTTGGAGTTTTGCCTTCGGAATGGAAGTCAACAGAGGGCCACGGATCTTCGACATTAGGTTTGAGGGTGAGCGGATTGTCTATGAGTTAAGTGTGCAAGATGCGACTGCCCTCTATGGCTCCAATAGTCCAGGGGCAATGATTACCAGGTACATGGACCTAAGCTTTGCCCTTGGGAAAGGAACTTCCACACTCACCCAGGGCATTGATTGTCCTTACTTAGCTACCTATTTGGACAGCCACTATTTCCTTGATTCTTCATTACCTGTCACACACAAAAATTCTATCTGCATCTTTGAGCAAAATTCCGGGATTCCAATACGACGCCATTATGACCAGCTACTCCGTGCATTTTATGGAGGGGTGGTTGATTCAGTTCTGGTCTTCCGATCCATTTCTACAATGGGTAACTATGACTATATCTGGGATTTTGTGTTTCATCAAAATGGAGCTGTTGAAGTTATAGTGCATGCCACTGGGTACATTCAGACTTCTTTATTCTTTGGTAACGCCTCAGATTTTGGAAACAGGGTTGAAGAGTTGTTACTGGGAACAATGCACACTCACAATATTCATTACAAAGCAGACTTGGACACTGGAGGTAAGTGTCAGTTTTAATTTTTCAGGAAATGTAGCAATATCTACATCTATTTACTGGAGCTTATAGCTGCATTTGGAGATTTTTCTGGTTTTTAAAGTGAGTCCCTAAATCTTTTGGTTGATTCTCACATCCACAGTTCATGGAACATGTTTCTGTCTAGGATTAGAATGAGAAGGATTCTTTGCATGCCCCTTTTGACTCCTTATGGCGGCACGAATCCTGTAGCAGTTTTATTGAACCCTTGTTGATGTCTTCTTTGTTCATTTCCACACTGCTCTAGAATTCCCCCTCCTAAAATCAAGCACCGCTGTTGAAAAGCATTGAGGGCTAAGTGAATGGCAAGCTGTAATAGAGCTTGGAGACCTCACAAGGAAGGGCACAGAGTCTCAAATGGTCTCTTGTCTTGAGAACTGCCAATGAATAAAATCTCCAGTCTATCATCAGCAGGAGAGAGATGTGGGGGACAGGGGAGCTGATGGACAGTGCAGTATAACAATACCATGTGCCATGCCAACATTGCCATATAAACTTGGGAGAGTTGTGGAgtgagaatatttttttaaaataagcgtGGACTGTAAGTAGGATCTCGCTTTCTGTCCCATATATGAGCCTCCAGCCCCAGAGCAAGAAGGCTCTTCCAGACAGCACATGGCCTTTCTGCACAGTAGTTTTTCCTGGGAGGCTGGGATGCATGCCCATCAGTGTTGGGCTGTGATCAAGCCATCCCTGTGCTAAGAGGTGCTGCTGGGGATCCAGACTCCCCTTATCTTCATGGGTGACATGCAGTGTTGCCTCTCTGAGATGACAGTAGATTTTGCTGCCGTGGGTCAGGCAGTTTGTTCTGCTGCTTCTAGTCGCTTAACCTGAAAGTTTTTCAACTGGTGCTGCCAACTCCCTGATTCTCTTACCTGCTGGCTGTAATGCTTTGggatctttttctttccttcattctTTCCCAACCTGTTCCCTGATTCTCAGTAGTCTGCTCATGTAGCTACAGATTGtttctttccagggctttttttctgggaaaagaggtggtggaactcactgggtaccatacTGCGCGCGCAAAACACGCGCGTGCTCCTaggaccatgcaatgatgtcacttcccggaagtgatggcatcacgcaggccgtggccaccccaggagcactcccatactCCATAGGGGGCTCAAGAGCATTCCCTGCCTGGCagtagcctgatcctggccattaagggcccaaaatggcccaaaaaaTTCTTAAAACTACCCAGCCACAtgagtatttttaagaggtgctggctGAGAAAAatccctgtttctttctcttccatTGGTTTCTCATTCTTTTCTGCGTACAAGGAAATTATCTAGCAGAGGAGaagaaagaagggcaagataaaacgTGCTGCTCTCTTCTTGGTGTGCCCACCCTCCTGTCCTGTGTCTGCTAATCCATCTAAcaagctgttgctgttgctgttgatcTTTCTTTGAAGAACTGGATCTGCTGAGTGTTTGACAAACAAATTAATCCAACACTGAAGTTGTGCCTGACTTTCTACTGGTTTTGTCGTCTGGGGAGCAAACCAATACGGCATGTGTGAGCAATGTGTGGGATTTCTATAGCTAGCTCCCTGCATATTACTCTTCTTCAGTTATGATTTCTGTATGTAGACAATTTATTCTTCTTGTGTTTATTCTTTTATGGATGAAGTCAAGTATATTACATTTTTGGAGATACATATCGAGGATACTGCATGACTGGCTTGCCACAGTGCAAAGAAACACCAAGAGGATGCATCATCCTTTCTGTGAACAGGGAGAGGATAGCAACAGAATCTTTGTGCCCAACTTAACCCAAGCAAGTTCTTTTCGTATGGCCTTTCTGTCCAGTTTTGTGTTCTAGAGGAAAACCTTTCTACTGCCTCTGGTAGGCTTGGTTCTTCAACCTTGTAGCCACAAACATTTGAACCTTTGCTTCTCTTGTTGCAAGTAGTTAAGTGGTAGGGCTGTGAATAttcattctgctggtttgaaaccccaccccaccccctgccatgagATCAGAAGGTagtcttgagtaagccactcctctcagccctagctccccagctgtattgcgggatgataaaaacattgattttgttcaccactctgagtggggcactaatctgtctataagagccagtttggtgtagtggttaagagcagtgggactttaGTGTGTAGAACTGGATTTGttccccattcttccacttgaagggagctgagtgaccttgggtcagtcacagatcccttagagctctgtcagccccactcaCGTCACAGactgattattgtgaggataataataacagtgactttgttcaccattctgagtgggatACTAATATGTCtataagagtggtatataagcacattattgTTAATATTATTAGTATTGATGATGATGACTCTTGAGTTCATGTGTTTTCTCCTGAGATCTCCCCAAATTTCTTCCCTTCTACTGTCTAACACAGCAATTATTTATAGTATTGAGCATGGCTTGAAATGGAGATGCATCACAAGGTGCTACCTTCCTACTAATTCCAAAGTAACAAGAACTTCAAACTTTCATTTTCCTTTCTTGGAAGTGAACAACAATGGTGTATCATGCCAATAAAGCCCCTGGCTCTTCTCTTGTCATTAACTCCTTCTCTTAAGACACCCAAGTAACCTATGCTGCTGGAACTAGAGATTAAAAAGAAAGTGGACATGAATCTTTGGGCTATGTTTGACTTTTAGGATGGTGACTTTGAAGCAGTGAACTGAAATAACTTCATAGACAGAAATCTGTATCCTTTCTGCTAATTGAATTAGTTTCCTCCCCTTGTGGGTGTTTAATCAGCATCTTTACTTTCTGTAAAATGCTGATTCCATACTTTGTGACATTGGGATCAGCACTTTGCTAGCCCTACAGCATTCAAACAATGAGATCTGCAACTACATCAGAGGCATCTAAAATTAGGTTATTTTTTAATTAGATGTGTGACTGTGATTGCCGTAGATCATTCCCCCCCAAATGAAGGAGTGAAGCCATTGGTCTGTGGGATCCTGTTCTCCCTCTGAAGGCATAAAAAGAGAAGAGAACATTGTAGAACAATATCAGGTATCTTGCCTGATACTGGAGAGACATATTATATTCCTgtaaggaagtacttctttatcaATGAGGAATTAAACAGTGGGATCAGTGGCAGTGATGCCTAGTAGCATAGAGGGAtttaaaggggattagatagATCAGTAGAGGAGAGTTGCAACAACGGCTTCTAGCCAACCACAAAATACGACGAGGTTGCACAAAATGCAGAATTCCAAGCCAAATATCCTGCAAGAGAGGCAGGCGCTTCTGAATGGATGCTCCCAGAAGGACAATGGTGATATTGCTAAAACTCTTCAGAAGTAGCTCCTGCCTCCAAAATGTGGAGGCAAGCAaggactggctgtttgctttAGGGAAGAGATCTTGTTTGGATTCAGTTTCCAAAGGAAGGGGAGTGTTTTCTCCCTGCATTGCCACAAGAAGAGTCCACAGACCTAAAAAAGTTGGGATTAAGATTTAAAGGATTAGAAGTTAAGATTAAATTAAGATTTATGGGAAAGCCACAGGGCACAGTTGTGACAGACCTGCCCAGGAATCAGCTCAGTGGTTAGCATTTTGCAAATAAGTTATATAGCATGGAGTGACTagaagctttctttctttttctgttgcaTTTGTGACCCTTTTATCCTCAAAACTGAAGAGGAATGCCAGGAAATTTATTGGCCGTGGCACTCTGGGCCAACACATTGGAAATTTCCATGGTGAATGTGTATCATGGCAATGGGAGtatcagggcttgtcgctgctgccgTTGGGCCGGGGCCCCAGCTGgtctggccctgacatcagaggggtgccagggatactgcaggaccctgctctgtggaaggaggggtagtatacatcacccagactccctctcagtccactcgctggcctgctcaacctggcctgcttaccctctgcatcctccattatctccttctcccagaactctcctccaagcctccactctcacactgctctactctcactccacaccatcactccttactcccacccaccacctcagagctcttcctagccaccttatatagggcttcctttctccgccccgccctcctcctAGGCTTGTtctctctcctgacttggcccagctgtgccttccctcaggtgtttccctcctaccactaatcccttcttggcttccttgccttgctggcagggtggggttgaatgtgagccatccccagctgaggtctccttggccttgctcacgaggagctgccccagccagcttctgtgctgctgagcatgcctggccttgctcacaaggaactgccccagctggcttctgtgctgctgagcttccctggccttgctcacgaggagctgccctggccagattctgggctgcctgctcattgatgctgggcggggctacccatctcctcccccagaatgcctgtggcagctccacctggaggggcttggctcctagcacctcctgagtcaggctgctgtcctctagccagggtgtggctctgggctgtaatggctgcttctcctccttggaaggtaagggctctgtttgggctgttgctgggtccctattccccctgccttggcccttttcctctagcctgtttagccccctctcttccccctggggggtgggactagctggcctctccctgctccctccagccttctgaggctttggcctttcgccccttccccctggggtaggcaggttctggctctgtctgtcagacagagcagttgaactgctgtctcccggctgccccctgccgctgcctgtcagcaagtccgggggctgggctgctgaccccggacagggAGATCTTATTTGTTCACTCAAGCCGTCAGTTTGTTCTAATTAGCAGCTTATTTGAGCTCATTTTGTCTTAGCGAATCATTTTGGAATCATGAAAACTTCATGTTTGTTTTTGGATAGTTTCCCACATGAAGAGTGGGAAAGAGTTCCATTCAAGAGGAATTCAACAGACATTCAATAGATCCCTTTTTGGTCCTTCTGCTGTCTCAAACTTTGACTAATGAAAGTTCAGATTTGGGACAATCATGACATTGATGTTAAGGTGTACGTGGGCAGCTGCTGACTCAACAATGGTGCACTCTCATATCAGAGAAACCAGGCCTCGGTTGGATGCAGTACAGTTGCAACTTCTCAGCAGTTAGGGTAGTGGAGAATCTGCAACACAACTTCTTTTGTTTTGACGGAGCTCTTTCACTTTGAACAGGTACTCAAAGATGAGACATTTAGCAAGGCAAGCACCTACACGCTTCACCTGTGTCGACATCCACTAATGAAGCAGCTACAGTATACATTCTCTCATGGTTGTTCTTgacattttcttcctttccaggTGTGAAAAATTCTCTAGTAACCAATGATATGACTTTTAAGAAAGTGAAGGCGCCCTGGGATCAAAAACATGAGATCCACCAGATGAGGCTGAAAAGAGAAGTCCTGGACACTGAGGACCAGGCAGCCTTCCGTCTTCATGATGACTTTCCCAGACACATCTATTTTGCAGCAAATAGCATAAATAGGTGGGGGCATGAACGTGGCTATCGGATCCAGATATACAGCTTCTCTGGGGACCACCTACCAGAGTCGGATCCTATGGAAC encodes the following:
- the LOC129339087 gene encoding primary amine oxidase, lung isozyme-like codes for the protein MVQVKKYLWNNLGVPLVEPLEAKPSDNCIYSIVLQLPPKAEVLEFLDYQGREPTRQALAVVHFGNQEDPNVTEYVVGPLPKPTYHQDITVQKYGGKLPYYRRFFLRSEREEMVILLSKEYPKAQNFMYRILDYNGSNLVGVPAVPPGFKSGDRKIWIGHCQKVSGFYLHPVGLDVEVDASSLNTSEWKVLNVFYNGQYFKGMDDLERQFNQGRVKVVKVKEAPLDGGYSSLKPRVPPERPGPLQYEPRGPRYCIRNNQVTFMSWSFAFGMEVNRGPRIFDIRFEGERIVYELSVQDATALYGSNSPGAMITRYMDLSFALGKGTSTLTQGIDCPYLATYLDSHYFLDSSLPVTHKNSICIFEQNSGIPIRRHYDQLLRAFYGGVVDSVLVFRSISTMGNYDYIWDFVFHQNGAVEVIVHATGYIQTSLFFGNASDFGNRVEELLLGTMHTHNIHYKADLDTGELDLLSV